The following is a genomic window from Lycorma delicatula isolate Av1 chromosome 6, ASM4794821v1, whole genome shotgun sequence.
aaaaatcttttcttttttatctgtttaactattaatttaatttagtaatagacaacataatttttgtgatttttttgtttgtatttttgtcCTTTCACTAACCATCTAATTAATGATTTCTACATTATACATGTTTCTAAAGTGtatattcagttttgttttttaagtcttttttattctatcattattttatcaatctttctttttccatttttaaccTATAGGAATAGGTTATCTTCTAAGAATATAATGAATacataatgttaattttagtaataatttgacttacataattttataacttactctGTAGAACAACATGCATTAGCCATCATCTGATCGGTTACCAACCACCGccgccaccaccaccaccaccaccgccGCCACCACCGCCACCACCGCCACCTCCACTGCCACCACCATTGCCACCACCATGGCCACCACCATGGCCACCACCACTGCCACCACCATTGCCACCATCTCTTCTTGTATTATATCCATTTAAGAAATACCAAGAATTATTATAACCACTTGGGGCACCAGGAGCACCCTGGCCAGAACTGTTACCAGGAGCACCCTGGCCATAATTGTAACCAGGAGCACCAGTAGCACCCTGGCCATAACTGTAACCAGGAGCACCAGGAGCACCCTGACGAAAACTGTTACCAGGAGCACCTCCATTTAAACTTGTTCCTCCTAAACCACCAGTACCACCTCCTGGACCACCACCACTACCACCTTTACCGCCATGAATATCATCGCCATCATTTCCATCACCACCTCTATTACTAAATGTGTTAATTCTGAAAGGGTTGGTATTATACGTGcttctggaaaaaaataattcattaccatttattttattaaacattttaaaaattacaaaagtaatattgctcattgtaaaataatatacattacactaaaataccaaaacatcattataagtataaaattttataaaacaaaaaagattactGTTTCAAGTAGAAACATGTTTTTtagtattctatttatttatgctGTTACATAcaaaagaatagttttaattttaatacaattacatagtttattatagtatttaaaccctaaataaattttttttaatctatggtaataatataatgaaaatcatgTCCCTGAtgtgatattttttctgtttgtaagaATTTTACTGGTAGTTGTTACTAAGTACCAACAACATATGAATGTGTTTATTACTGTCTGGCTATGGTGTGTTTAATTTGGTAGCAGTAATTTGCTTTAGaagaaagtattgtttatcatttcTTTCTTGTTTATCATATAACTCTTTATGATTTATGTACTTGTATGATTACTGTCATTTTTGCTTGGTTTACAATGTGATTAGTATTATTTcatcaagaatattttttggtTCAGAAACTTATCatcaattaattatgtattaagtaGGATTTCCATATAAATTGTTCATTTAGatctttaatcatattaattgcTGACTGTTACTTAGCTGTACAATATTGCTACCtgattattactattaaagtttagagaaatataaacggctttaaattacgataaaattacTGGAATATTTAAATTGATCAGAAATGGACTGTAAGTTAAGAATAAGTTTGGTtattaacatgataaaaaaaaaatctaactgacGATATTATTGAATGTCATTTAAATAAGTTGgtcaaaataacaaataagaaagGATGTAGgagaaatacatgaaatgatgtgTAATAAGATCCTTGCCATGAAAAAGATCTTAAGTGAATTTGGAGTCATTTAGTGTGACAACATGAACAGAAAGAATGAGTGACATTTCATCAGGATTGATTGAAAACAAAGGGTAGAAATGTAAAGGAAGTACAAGATGTATTAAGTTTAGTATGAATACACATTAATGAAGATCAGTCTTTCATGAAATGAGTTACTTATGCTCAAACATCTGTAAAAGAGTAGttgttactgtaataataatttacttgcaGCAACTTGGTGTAGCACTAAGCAACATATTGTGTGTAACCCTTTCCTATAAATCTGTACTGTAAAGCTGTTGAGTGTAATTAGGCATGTAAGCAGGATGGGTTGAaccataagaaaaataatttttttcgtttggtGAAAGATAATAGATTGGGGTGGTAGGCTAGGTTCAAATTACTTTTCATTGTTTATGGATGAGAAACAAAATGtgaagagataaatattttaaaaacatgtctcTCTCCATTTCTTGAGAGTAGTATTTTATCAGGTAAGAAAACAAAGCCAGCCTGACTGAACTAAGATGAGATCTACcaatattaaatttcttgtaaCACATAGAAAAAGTTGTGAGTATAATATCAGTAATTTAATAGAATAGtttgacaaaagaaaaaattaattttaagagagTAGAATGCTGTTTTTAGAGAACAGAAATGTGATTGATCATGAGAGTTCTGTTCAATCTTCAGTTAGTATATAGGATAGGTTTAGAAAATCTAGTGGGCTCATCTCAGTTTACATATCTATTTCATGTCATTAAGCAGAAATGTAGCCAAGTTATatcatttcatgtttttaaaagtcttaaaatagaaataattgtgCAAACTAGTAGGACTATTATAAGTGATGGGATTTAATTTTCGAATGGTGATTATTGGAAACAACttacttttaataacaataagtaaTCTCAGCCCTCTATACACAATCAGAATTTCTAGTCCTTATATATAATACAGCATTCTCTACAGTgtattatatattcaatattgATTATTGCATCTAGTATAACAGTCCAATTAGAAgagaatttatttcaatgaacatTATGTGTACACATCAGTGTACATTATGAggaaaaacagattattaaattttaaatattaaattatagaatcTTAAATATTagataagattattaaatttacatagaaTATTAAATTCTTAGTAATTCACATAACTCtgtagtttaatttataattaataagaataaagtgaattatagctatttttaatttgactttgtagttatatttgaataatttattatttgaagagaaaatattgctgtaaaatattttatgataaatgattcaaatttattattactcttaaacgtttattaaatgaaaatatgtagaTGTGCAGTAGTTCTAACTGGGAATTTGTGTTGGCAGTGCAGTTAATTCAGTAGAGAAGATAGTATATCATGACAGGACATTATAGGTGGCCATTAAACCAGATGCCAGTCTGGCAATTCACCTTTACCCTGCATATCAATCAAGCTTTCTGTACTTTGATGAGTAGCACTtagatttgagaaaaaaaatttcttttatgtgataatttatttctatccAATCTATCTTTTGTCTATttctataaatgataaattttgttattgttacagtaatatcatattttagtatgatattactaatatttaatagtcaataaaataattatttcaggcATTTTATGACAATAAGAAGGAACATAATTGCT
Proteins encoded in this region:
- the LOC142325970 gene encoding uncharacterized protein LOC142325970 isoform X1, coding for MLHTKCLLVLLSTLAVTIVRSYPLQPSQINLLLKVLTPAVLESLLKINNGMTSGPSNFQDFRYQHNSSPVSTYNTNPFRINTFSNRGGDGNDGDDIHGGKGGSGGGPGGGTGGLGGTSLNGGAPGNSFRQGAPGAPGYSYGQGATGAPGYNYGQGAPGNSSGQGAPGAPSGYNNSWYFLNGYNTRRDGGNGGGSGGGHGGGHGGGNGGGSGGGGGGGGGGGGGGGGGGGGW
- the LOC142325970 gene encoding uncharacterized protein LOC142325970 isoform X2: MLHTKCLLVLLSTLAVTIVRSYPLQPSQINLLLKVLTPAVLESLLKINNGMTSGPSNFQDFRYQHNSSPVTYNTNPFRINTFSNRGGDGNDGDDIHGGKGGSGGGPGGGTGGLGGTSLNGGAPGNSFRQGAPGAPGYSYGQGATGAPGYNYGQGAPGNSSGQGAPGAPSGYNNSWYFLNGYNTRRDGGNGGGSGGGHGGGHGGGNGGGSGGGGGGGGGGGGGGGGGGGGW